CTAAAAACCCAGATTCGGCGTTAAAACTTGGCCAAGCAAGAGGCGCTGCAATTGTGGCAGCAACAAGTGCAGAGCTAAAAATTGCCGAATATTCTGCAAGGCAAATTAAACAATCCGTCGTTGGCACTGGCGGTGCAGATAAAATGCAAGTTCAGCATATGGTTAAGTCGATTCTAAAGCTGCCCGCTACACCACAAGCCGATGCAGCAGATGCGTTAGCGGTTGCGCTATGCCATGCCCACAGTCATGACTCAATAAGCAAATTGTCTGGCCAGGCGACGAAAACGGTACGTAGAAGATTAAGATAACACT
The Thalassotalea hakodatensis genome window above contains:
- the ruvC gene encoding crossover junction endodeoxyribonuclease RuvC, coding for MAIILGIDPGSRFTGYGVIEQQGRTITYLGSGCIKAIAAGDDLGDRLQTIYAGVSEIILQFQPTMFAIEQVFMAKNPDSALKLGQARGAAIVAATSAELKIAEYSARQIKQSVVGTGGADKMQVQHMVKSILKLPATPQADAADALAVALCHAHSHDSISKLSGQATKTVRRRLR